In Nisaea acidiphila, the DNA window CGGATTCATAAACTCTTCGTCTTCCGACGGCTTGTAGTCCGGCGGCAACGTGACGCTCATTCCGGTCCTCCACCACAAAGGCCAATCAAAGGCAAGGTTTCTGCCCTTTTCGAGCGGCGGGAGTATAGGTCCGCCCCCAGCGAGGTTCAAGCGCCAGTTTGCGTCTTCACGCGCTTGCGCGAAGATCTATAAGGCATTGAATATTAACGATAAACCGAGACGAGACGGAAATCGCTACAAAAAAGTGCCGAGTTTCGCCAACTCTACGCGCGCGCGCAGCTCGATTTCGTCGAGGATCTGGCCCAGCCTTGGATCGGTAAATCCGCGCTCCCTCGTCTGGCCGATTGTCTGCGCCAAACTGCGCAATTCCGATTCCGGGATCGCTCCAAGGAGAAGGCCATCACGAATCCTCTCCAGCCGTGCGAGAAGGTCTTCCCCTCTCTGCTGGCCTTCCCTATTGCCGCCCCGCCCATCCGGGTCCGCTTCCTGAACC includes these proteins:
- a CDS encoding flagellar assembly protein FliX, with the protein product MKVDPSRRVSTPATRKTSKSGSTSGTQFSGLLEETQESKSAQAARSAMPVDGLLAVQEADPDGRGGNREGQQRGEDLLARLERIRDGLLLGAIPESELRSLAQTIGQTRERGFTDPRLGQILDEIELRARVELAKLGTFL